The Streptomyces hundungensis genome contains the following window.
CCAACAACCCCGCTGATGTGGGCCGTACTTGACGAGTCGGTGCTGCGTCGCGGTGTAGGCGGCAACGCGGTGATGGCCGAAGCCTTGGCGCATGTCGCCGCCCTCGGCTTCCGCCACCGCATCATCGTCCAAGTGCTGCGGTTCAACGCCGGAGCTCACGCCGCGATGAGCGGCGCGCTCAAGCTGATGGCGTTCGCGGACGCTCCCCCGCTGGCATTCGTCGACGGGCTCGGGACCGGGCGGCTGGAAGACGATCCCGCCACCGTCGCGCGCCACGAACTTACCTACGATCTTGTGGGGGCCAGCGCACTGTCACCGTCCGAATCCCTGGCCCTGATCGAGTCAGTGGCGGAGGATTACGCCCATGAGGATCAGCCCTGAGTACGACCTGAACAAGGCCACTTGGCACAAGTCCAGCTACAGCGGGGGTGAAGGCGGCAACTGCCTCGAAATAGCCCGCTGGCAGAAGTCCAGCTACAGCGGCGGAGACGGCGGCAACTGCCTTGAGGTGGGCCGCTGGCGCAAGTCGACCTACAGCGCAGGAGATGGCGGCGACTGCCTCGAGGTGTGCGACGACCACGCCCACATCGTCCCCGTCCGAGACTCGAAGACCGCACCGCACGGCCCGACGCTCGTGTTCCGGGCAGGCGCATGGT
Protein-coding sequences here:
- a CDS encoding DUF397 domain-containing protein translates to MRISPEYDLNKATWHKSSYSGGEGGNCLEIARWQKSSYSGGDGGNCLEVGRWRKSTYSAGDGGDCLEVCDDHAHIVPVRDSKTAPHGPTLVFRAGAWSAFIADVKASNTAA